GCGAGCTAAACGATTCGGGTTCAGATGTGATGTTTGAGCTACTCGTCTGCGCTTAATAGGATGCGCTATCGGTTGACCATCTACTTCGTAGTAGATGGGTTTTTATCCTACGCATCCGTACGCCAAAGTATGAGTGAAAGCGAACGTGATGAGCGCGGGCGTTTCTCCGCGAAACACAGCGACGACGAGGTCCTCGTCGCCGTACAAAAGCACGGGCCTGCAGGCACGACGGAGGTTGCCGAAGAGCT
This genomic stretch from Natranaeroarchaeum aerophilus harbors:
- a CDS encoding winged helix-turn-helix transcriptional regulator — translated: MSESERDERGRFSAKHSDDEVLVAVQKHGPAGTTEVAEELGIKRPSADYRLRQLETDGKVESKMIGNSLAWSLTPEAKA